One window of Etheostoma spectabile isolate EspeVRDwgs_2016 chromosome 6, UIUC_Espe_1.0, whole genome shotgun sequence genomic DNA carries:
- the mfap5 gene encoding microfibril associated protein 5 — protein sequence MGSLPVVLLLCSFHAFRAVAQAQQPESTDTTLPANCREEMYPCTRMYSVHRPIKRCIGALCLYSLPRVYVINNEICMRTVCQQEEYLQAELCRELSGWPRRVERSSNRKRCRNRRSNPKTWANKA from the exons ATGGGCAGTCTTCCAGTGGTCCTGCTCCTTTGCAGTTTCCACG CGTTCAGAGCTGTTGCCCAAGCCCAGCAGCCCG AGAGCACTGACACCACCTTGCCAGCCA ACTGTAGGGAGGAGATGTATCCTTGCACCAGGATGTACTCGGTTCACCGGCCCATCAAGAGATGTATTGGTGCTCTTTGTCTCTACAG CCTTCCTCGTGTCTACGTGATCAACAATGAGATCTGCATGAGGACGGTGTGCCAACAGGAGGAATATCTGCAAG CCGAACTGTGCAGAGAGTTGTCTGGGTGGCCCAGGCGTGTTGAGAGGTCATCTAATAGGAAACGCTGTCGTAATCGCCGTAGCAACCCCAAAACCTGGGCAAACAAGGCCTGA
- the LOC116691296 gene encoding adaptin ear-binding coat-associated protein 1: protein MAADGQSEYEAVLCVKPEVNVYRIPPRASNRAIRAADWKLDAPDWTGRMRVTARGKVAYVKLEDKISGELFAQAPVVEYPGITVETVSDSSRYFVLRIQDDNGRSAFIGIGFGDRGDSFDFNVALQDHFKWVKQEDEFKKQEQAPDTTPKLDLGFKEGQTITLNIGQSKKKDRSRPQSSGGFGLLPPPPGGKLAPPPSSRSSNHNTQPSAGGSDTGFLLDLDTSNSNSAAPSNPTTTASSDLWGDFDSVSTK, encoded by the exons ATGGCGGCCGACGGTCAGTCCGAGTACGAGGCGGTCCTCTGTGTCAAACCTGAAGTCAACGTTTACCGAATCCCACCGAGAGCTTCCAACCGGGCTATCAG gGCTGCCGATTGGAAGCTGGATGCTCCCGACTGGACAGGACGCATGCGTGTGACAGCCCGGGGAAAAGTGGCCTACGTGAAATTGGAAGACAAAATCTCTG GGGAGCTGTTTGCCCAAGCACCGGTGGTCGAGTACCCTGGCATCACAGTGGAAACAGTTAGTGACTCAAGCCGTTACTTTGTGCTCCGCATCCAGGATGACAACG GCCGAAGTGCGTTCATAGGCATTGGGTTTGGAGACAGAGGCGATTCCTTTGACTTCAATGTTGCACTTCAAGACCACTTTAA GTGGGTGAAACAGGAAGATGAATTTAAAAAGCAGGAGCAGGCTCCAGACACCACCCCTAAACTGGACCTAGGCTTCAAAGAAGGACAGACTATTACTCTCAATATTGGG CAATCAAAGAAGAAGGACAGGTCCCGCCCGCAGAGTTCAGGTGGCTTTGGGcttcttccacctcctcctggGGGCAAGTTAGCCCCACCTCCTTCGTCCAGATCTTCCAATCATAACACACAACCATCTGCAGGAGGAAGTGACACCG GTTTTTTGCTAGATCTGGACACCAGTAACTCTAACTCAGCAGCTCCCTCCAACCCCACCACCACAGCCAGCTCGGACCTGTGGGGAGACTTTGACTCCGTATCTACAAAGTGA
- the aicda gene encoding single-stranded DNA cytosine deaminase, giving the protein MITKLDSVLLPRKKFIYHYKNMRWARGRHETYLCFVVKRRVGPDSLSFDFGHLRNRNGCHVELLFLRYLGALCPGLWGCGGTGERRLSYSITWFCSWSPCANCSIRLSQFLSQTPNLRLRIFVSRLYFCDMENSPERDGLRMLKKAGVQITVMSYKDFFYCWQTFVDRKQSNFKPWEELHPNSVRLARKLNRILQPFETEDLRDAFKLLGL; this is encoded by the exons ATGATTACAAAGCTAGACAG TGTGCTTTTGCCCCGAAAAAAGTTCATCTACCATTACAAAAACATGCGCTGGGCAAGGGGTCGGCATGAGACATATCTCTGCTTTGTAGTGAAGAGGCGAGTGGGGCCAGACTCCTTATCCTTTGACTTTGGACACCTTCGCAATCGCAATGGCTGCCATGTAGAG CTGCTGTTCCTGCGCTACCTTGGAGCCTTGTGCCCTGGTTTGTGGGGATGCGGAGGTACTGGAGAGAGGAGGCTCAGTTACTCCATCACTTGGTTCTGCTCCTGGTCTCCTTGTGCCAACTGCTCCATCAGACTGTCCCAGTTCCTCAGCCAGACGCCAAACCTTCGCCTAAGGATTTTTGTCTCtcgcctttacttctgtgacatgGAGAACAGCCCTGAAAGAGATGGCCTAAGAATGCTGAAAAAAGCTGGCGTGCAGATCACAGTCATGAGTTACAAAG acTTCTTTTATTGCTGGCAGACCTTTGTGGATCGTAAGCAAAGCAACTTCAAGCCCTGGGAAGAGCTGCACCCAAACTCTGTTCGCCTTGCCAGAAAACTCAACCGCATCCTCCAG ccTTTTGAAACAGAAGATTTAAGAGATGCCTTCAAGCTTCTTGGACTGTGA
- the nat14 gene encoding putative N-acetyltransferase 14 isoform X1 — protein MVRLELDQVVMRRMKEDDIEMVKALIKEGCEGTENRLILHILTRPLCLFILAVFSSILRCFVHSFILALAIPVFLLIIFLKITMPRSTGVLGSSRPYWDYVGSSYRGTEDETLQNPYCRISGKTSVTKKPRRRITPKDKDKDLSTENVTPDREQEAGQVWVADCDGDILGCIFRESVKRAKIRRICRLVTGCWYRREGLGRLLVQSLEQRESESGAHRVYAHIPYPSKLGEAFFRKLGYRQFEEGTDVEENDEEERKLETPERGFLGYPLTKVFYKNL, from the exons ATGGTGAGGCTGGAGCTGGATCAGGTGgtgatgaggaggatgaaggaGGACGATATAGAGATGGTCAAAGCCCTTATCAAG GAGGGCTGCGAGGGCACAGAAAACCGTCTCATCCTTCACATCCTCACACGTCCACTCTGCCTCTTCATCCTGGCTGTTTTCTCCTCAATCCTGCGCTGTTTCGTCCATTCCTTTATCCTGGCCCTTGCTATTCCTGTCTTCCTGCTAATTATCTTTCTCAAGATCACCATGCCGCGGTCCACAGGGGTTCTGGGCAGCAGCCGCCCCTACTGGGACTATGTGGGTAGCAGCTACAGAGGGACAGAGGATGAGACACTGCAGAATCCCTACTGTAGGATCAGTGGGAAAACATCAGTGACTAAAAAG CCAAGGCGTAGAATCACACCCAAAGACAAGGACAAAGATCTGTCAACAGAGAATGTCACCCCAGACAGGGAGCAGGAAGCAGGACAGGTGTGGGTGGCAGACTGCGATGGTGATATCCTTGGGTGCATCTTCAGGGAAAGCGTGAAGCGAGCGAAAATCAGGAGGATCTGCAGGTTGGTGACGGGCTGCTGGTACCGCAGGGAGGGTCTGGGCCGGCTGCTCGTCCAGAGTctggaacagagagagagtgagagtggcGCACACAGAGTGTACGCACACATCCCTTACCCCTCCAAGCTGGGGGAGGCCTTCTTCAGGAAGCTGGGCTATCGGCAATTTGAGGAGGGGACCGATGTGGAAGAAAATgacgaggaggagaggaagCTGGAGACTCCAGAGAGAGGCTTTCTGGGATACCCCCTCACCAAAGTGTTTTACAAAAACCTGTGA
- the nat14 gene encoding putative N-acetyltransferase 14 isoform X2: MVRLELDQVVMRRMKEDDIEMVKALIKITMPRSTGVLGSSRPYWDYVGSSYRGTEDETLQNPYCRISGKTSVTKKPRRRITPKDKDKDLSTENVTPDREQEAGQVWVADCDGDILGCIFRESVKRAKIRRICRLVTGCWYRREGLGRLLVQSLEQRESESGAHRVYAHIPYPSKLGEAFFRKLGYRQFEEGTDVEENDEEERKLETPERGFLGYPLTKVFYKNL, encoded by the exons ATGGTGAGGCTGGAGCTGGATCAGGTGgtgatgaggaggatgaaggaGGACGATATAGAGATGGTCAAAGCCCTTATCAAG ATCACCATGCCGCGGTCCACAGGGGTTCTGGGCAGCAGCCGCCCCTACTGGGACTATGTGGGTAGCAGCTACAGAGGGACAGAGGATGAGACACTGCAGAATCCCTACTGTAGGATCAGTGGGAAAACATCAGTGACTAAAAAG CCAAGGCGTAGAATCACACCCAAAGACAAGGACAAAGATCTGTCAACAGAGAATGTCACCCCAGACAGGGAGCAGGAAGCAGGACAGGTGTGGGTGGCAGACTGCGATGGTGATATCCTTGGGTGCATCTTCAGGGAAAGCGTGAAGCGAGCGAAAATCAGGAGGATCTGCAGGTTGGTGACGGGCTGCTGGTACCGCAGGGAGGGTCTGGGCCGGCTGCTCGTCCAGAGTctggaacagagagagagtgagagtggcGCACACAGAGTGTACGCACACATCCCTTACCCCTCCAAGCTGGGGGAGGCCTTCTTCAGGAAGCTGGGCTATCGGCAATTTGAGGAGGGGACCGATGTGGAAGAAAATgacgaggaggagaggaagCTGGAGACTCCAGAGAGAGGCTTTCTGGGATACCCCCTCACCAAAGTGTTTTACAAAAACCTGTGA
- the znf628 gene encoding zinc finger protein 850 — translation MANSVALVVQAELLPPQSTASLTHFPSLLGSGEDGEDDGDRGELVEGDKGVVQGGEEVVLDMVTSSVSGPPQQAEQSEHPFQCMDCGKSFRWSSRLTHHQRSHNNERPYRCNLCPKAFKGSSALLYHQRSHSGEKPYKCQECGKAFKRSSLLQVHQSVHTGVRTFVCPYCPLTFKWSSHYQYHLRQHTGECPYPCDTCPKAFKNSSSLRRHKNVHLGLKPYTCTVCNKSFTQSTNLRQHMRIHTGERPYICGECGRSFTHSSNLALHKNSHLNAGGREAKRGENARKGHEVVVVGTEEVTSSMLTDMVGFVSQDGTDGVGLGMEEVFLSTTSSGQNPNLLTLTTSREGVCASRAIGTEVHLSTDTGASVLLYSCGSCSHTFGTRTDLEDHQSIHMAPDGHGAGGEVGSGAGMEVANGLVGAGQLLADFEEVVETTTVAENGHTTEVLLGLTEGADGSNTNVGTTQAQFDLLQSFTEVTQSSEIVQPVARTTWAGLSCGYCNKTFKTSGGLNRHVSLMHSLSSQSRSQFSCSACDRSFPLLSSLLTHQHSHTPEQRLLAEAEAEIVCPPSLSLSLPLPSSPSQADKQQEGQREIHVKIITVSEEQEEQPAKPTKAPKKTGASKSTPAGERPYRCSECGKAFKGSSGLKYHMRDHTGERPYRCTECGKSFKRSSLLSIHQRVHTGVRAFQCPHCPLTFKWSSHYQYHLRQHTGERPYVCKECGKSFKNTSCLRRHSQMHSGLRPHTCSICSKSFSQTSNLKQHERTHSGERPFQCTHCNKSFTHSSNLQLHLRTHSSSKDFKCPYCSKEFVMHSYLQRHIRTHGSGIALPCPGGGSRDGVAVKASVGGVTTTTTLLNPITLETSGNHGSLIVSQPALNIPPNTSQNYFMIQTASGLQLIPLSSHPPAPPPPPPPPPPPSQPQNFFLLQCPSNNGSQSSLILVPTANNPHPAPESQALPVLQTIQALQPVLNQTQTRISHFPTTSQQQQQTGFIITNNINNTNTPAATPTHTFSANSLLTKPILGKSTRTARGRRGRKPKATLQKSAAASVSQTAGGALSLSNCNVTNVSQTITAATESLISSASTVSHCSTSCTNVPISSSTTVAPTVDISEPPSTVTMVTSGPTIATASVSTHTTVGQVKTGDAMAGKQFVLCFDNEGRAKEGMNIEEGGHSYVLQFEGDASGETVDGGIGREGKSLVLQFKTDGQGEGANAGDKGEMMSLLHEWGGEKQGERHTGEEGSQGESYVLHFHTEAQDSGPSSGTFSQGQETSLHLSCTPTQSLVPLDGQEVVFELGSETKIEQETEEGMQMIALIEGQGGMMGEEGVGCNAESGRVDQDGGAMEGIFQLGNGEEIVIIEVSTSSLREGRVEGGGDGEISQSSEVKYESVTAEANEKSVKEHCSAANVEVPTSSEDTISNGPILNSKEMQFSN, via the exons ATGGCTAACTCAGTGGCCTTAGTGGTCCAAGCAGAACTCTTACCACCTCAGTCCACCGCCTCGCTCACTCATTTTCCATCCCTTCTTGGTTCGGGAGAGGATGGTGAGGACGATGGGGACAGAGGAGAGCTGGTGGAGGGAGACAAGGGAGTAGTACAGGGTGGGGAAGAGGTGGTTCTTGACATGGTGACATCTTCTGTGTCGGGCCCACCCCAGCAGGCTGAGCAGTCTGAACATCCCTTCCAGTGTATGGACTGTGGGAAGAGTTTCAGGTGGTCGTCCAGGCTTACCCATCACCAGCGGAGCCACAACAATGAGAGACCATACCGCTGCAACCTCTGCCCCAAGGCCTTCAAGGgctcctctgctctgctctaCCACCAACG GTCTCACTCTGGGGAGAAGCCTTACAAATGTCAGGAGTGTGGAAAAGCCTTCAAACGCTCCTCTCTGCTCCAG gTCCACCAGAGTGTCCACACTGGAGTGCGTACCTTCGTGTGCCCCTATTGCCCTTTGACCTTTAAATGGAGCTCTCATTACCAGTATCACCTGCGCCAACATACCGGAGAGTGTCCATACCCCTGTGACACTTGCCCCAAGGCCTTCAAGAATTCAAGCAGTCTGCGACGACACAAAAATGTTCACCTTGGTCTCAAGCCTTATACCTGCACAGTGTGTAACAAATCCTTCACTCAGTCTACCAACCTGAGGCAGCACATGAGAATACATACAGGTGAGAGGCCCTACATCTGTGGTGAGTGTGGACGAAGCTTCACACATTCATCAAATCTGGCCCTACACAAGAACTCGCACCTCAAtgcaggagggagggaggcaaaGAGGGGAGAAAATGCAAGGAAGGGACatgaggtggtggtggttgggACAGAGGAAGTGACATCGTCCATGTTGACTGACATGGTGGGATTTGTGAGCCAGGATGGAACTGATGGAGTGGGGTTGGGTATGGAAGAAGTGTTCCTGTCAACCACCTCATCTGGGCAGAATCCAAATCTTCTCACCCTCACTACCTCTAgggaaggtgtgtgtgcatCTAGGGCCATCGGGACAGAGGTTCACCTGAGCACAGACACCGGGGCCAGTGTGCTGCTGTACAGCTGTGGCAGCTGCAGCCACACCTTTGGAACACGAACAGATCTAGAGGATCACCAGTCCATCCACATGGCTCCAGATGGACATGGGGCCGGTGGAGAAGTGGGGTCTGGAGCAGGGATGGAGGTGGCGAATGGGCTAGTGGGAGCTGGACAACTGCTGGCTGATTttgaggaggtggtggagacTACCACAGTGGCTGAAAATGGACATACAACAGAGGTGCTTCTTGGACTGACGGAGGGAGCAGATGGCAGCAATACA AATGTGGGCACCACCCAGGCCCAGTTTGACCTGCTGCAGAGCTTCACCGAGGTGACTCAGAGCTCTGAGATCGTTCAGCCAGTGGCCAGAACCACATGGGCAGGGCTGTCATGTGGCTACTGCAATAAGACCTTTAAGACCAGTGGAGGCCTCAATAGACATGTATCACTG ATGCACTCTCTGTCATCACAGTCCCGCTCCCAGTTCAGCTGCTCCGCCTGTGACCGCTcctttccccttctctcttccCTCCTCACCCACCAACACTCCCACACACCTGAGCAACGTCTCTTGGCTGAGGCAGAGGCTGAGATAGTGTGTCCTCCTTCCCTTTCACTGTCTCTCCCCCTTCCCTCTTCTCCCAGCCAGGCTGACAAGCAGCAGGAAGGCCAGAGGGAGATCCATGTCAAAATCATTACCGTCAGTGAGGAGCAAGAAGAACAACCGGCCAAACCGACCAAAGCCCCCAAAAAGACAGGAGCCAGCAAGAGCACTCCTGCTGGAG AGAGGCCATACCGCTGTTCAGAGTGCGGAAAGGCCTTCAAAGGTTCATCAGGACTAAAGTATCACATGAGGGATCACACTGGGGAAAGGCCTTACCGATGCACAGAGTGTGGAAAGAGCTTCAAGAGGTCATCTCTGCTTTCAATTCATCAGAGG GTACACACAGGTGTTCGGGCATTCCAGTGCCCTCACTGTCCTCTCACTTTCAAATGGAGCTCTCACTACCAGTACCACTTGCGGCAGCACACAGGCGAGAGGCCATATGTGTGTAAGGAGTGTGGCAAGTCCTTCAAGAACACCAGCTGCCTGCGTAGACACAGTCAGATGCACTCTGGACTGCGACCTCATACCTGCTCCATCTGCTCAAAGTCTTTCTCCCAAACGTCAAACCTCAAACAG CATGAACGCACCCATTCTGGTGAGAGGCCCTTTCAGTGCACACACTGCAATAAAAGCTTTACACACTCCTCCAACCTCCAGCTCCACCTTCGGACACACTCCTCAAGCAAGGACTTCAAATGCCCGTACTGCTCAAAGGAGTTTGTCATGCACTCCTATTTGCAGAGGCACATCCGCACCCATGGCAGTGGAattgccctgccctgccctggtGGTGGAAGTAGAGATGGAGTGGCTGTGAAAGCCAGTGTTGGAGGAGTAACAACCACCACGACTCTGCTCAACCCCATCACTCTGGAAACCTCAGGAAACCATGGTAGCCTGATTGTGTCCCAGCCAGCTCTTAATATTCCCCCCAACACCTCTCAGAACTACTTTATGATTCAGACAGCCAGCGGCCTACAACTCATTCCTCTGTCATCCCATCCAccagcccctccccctcctcctccaccaccaccacctccgtCCCAGCCCCAAAACTTCTTTCTTCTACAGTGCCCCTCCAACAACGGCAGCCAGTCCAGCTTGATTCTTGTCCCAACGGCAAACAATCCTCATCCAGCTCCGGAGTCTCAGGCTCTCCCTGTGCTTCAGACTATCCAAGCTCTCCAGCCCGTCCTAAACCAAACACAGACTCGGATTTCCCACTTTCCGACCACttcacagcaacaacagcagacTGGGTTCATAATCACCAACAATATCAACAATACAAACACTCCTGCTGCCACGCcaacacacactttctcagccaactccctactgaccaAGCCCATATTAGGGAAAAGCACACGGACTGCTCGGGGCAGACGGGGACGCAAACCAAAAGCTACTCTTCAGAAATCGGCAGCAGCTTCTGTCAGTCAGACTGCAGGTGGAGCTCTGTCACTGTCAAACTGTAATGTGACCAACGTCTCACAGACTATTACTGCTGCTACAGAGTCCTTAATATCATCTGCATCCACAGTGTCTCACTGTTCAACATCTTGCACTAATGTCCCAATTTCATCTTCTACTACTGTAGCCCCCACAGTGGACATCTCAGAACCCCCATCAACTGTTACCATGGTTACATCAGGCCCCACAATAGCCACAGCATCAGTTTCTACTCATACCACAGTGGGGCAAGTAAAGACAGGGGATGCCATGGCAGGGAAAcagtttgtgttatgttttgaTAATGAAGGACGGGCAAAGGAGGGGATGAATATCGAGGAGGGTGGGCATTCCTATGTGTTACAGTTTGAAGGGGATGCATCAGGAGAGACAGTGGATGGAGGAATAGGTAGAGAGGGAAAATCACTTGTGTTGCAGTTCAAGACAGATGGGCAAGGTGAAGGAGCAAATGCGGGAGACAAGGGAGAGATGATGTCACTTCTGCATGAATGGGGTGGAGAAAAACAGGGGGAGAGACATACAGGAGAGGAAGGCAGCCAGGGAGAGTCTTATGTCCTCCATTTTCACACTGAGGCACAGGACAGTGGTCCATCCAGTGGTACCTTCAGCCAAGGGCAAGAAACCAGCTTGCATCTTTCTTGCACACCTACCCAAAGTTTGGTGCCACTTGATGGACAGGAGGTTGTGTTTGAACTTGGGAGTGAGACCAAGATAGAGCAGGAAACGGAGGAGGGTATGCAGATGATAGCCCTGATAGAAGGTCAAGGGGGAATGATGGGAGAAGAAGGGGTGGGTTGCAATGCCGAAAGTGGGAGGGTGGACCAGGATGGAGGAGCTATGGAAGGCATATTTCAGCTGGGAAATGGAGAGGAAATTGTCATAATTGAGGTCAGCACTAGTAGTTTAAGAGAAGGAAgagtggagggaggaggggatgGAGAGATCTCACAAAGTAGTGAGGTGAAATATGAGAGTGTAACAGCTGAGGCAAATGAAAAGTCTGTAAAGGAACACTGCTCTGCAGCCAATGTAGAGGTACCGACATCATCTGAGGACACAATAAGTAATGGACCTATACTTAACTCTAAAGAGATGCAGTTCTCTAACTGa